A section of the Etheostoma cragini isolate CJK2018 chromosome 12, CSU_Ecrag_1.0, whole genome shotgun sequence genome encodes:
- the elovl1a gene encoding elongation of very long chain fatty acids protein 1a, giving the protein MLREAVSNILKLHDYILKRTDVRIKDYPLMQDPLHMTAILLAYVFLSIYVGPRLMANRKPFSLNTSMIVYNLSMVLLNAYIVYEFMMAGWGTTYTWRCDLIDYSTRPETFRMIRVCWLFYFSKYIELLDTLFFVLRKKHSQITFLHVFHHSFMPWTWWWGITLTPAGGMGCFHAMVNAAVHVIMYFYYLLSAAGPRFQKYLWWKKYMTAIQLTQFVLVSVHISQYYFMEKCDYQIPMWIHLIWMYGVFFFLLFSNFWIQAYIKGNRLPAAKDPNTNPKPKQNGSTSEPIAVVANGKHQENGNAHHHTNGKILLGKVKEI; this is encoded by the exons ATGCTTCGAGAAGCTgtatcaaacattttaaaattacatgATTACATACTGAAGAGGACTG aTGTCCGAATCAAAGACTACCCCCTGATGCAAGACCCTCTACATATGACCGCCATCCTGTTAGCCTATGTCTTCCTCTCAATTTACGTTGGACCTCGCCTAATGGCAAACCGCAAACCCTTCAGTCTCAACACATCTATGATTGTCTACAATCTCAGCATGGTTTTACTAAACGCCTACATAGTGTATGAG TTCATGATGGCTGGATGGGGCACCACCTACACGTGGAGATGTGACCTCATTGACTACTCAACCCGGCCAGAGACTTTCCGG ATGATTCGAGTgtgttggttgttttatttttcaaaatacattgaACTCCTTGACACA ctATTCTTTGTGCTGAGGAAGAAACATAGCCAGATCACATTTCTCCACGTTTTTCATCACTCCTTTATGCCCTGGACGTGGTGGTGGGGAATCACCCTGACTCCTG CTGGAGGAATGGGCTGCTTCCATGCCATGGTGAATGCTGCCGTCCACGTCATCATGTACTTTTACTACCTACTTTCTGCAGCCGGACCACGCTTCCAGAAATACCTGTGGTGGAAGAAATACATGACCGCCATTCAGCTT ACACAGTTTGTTCTGGTCTCCGTCCACATCAGCCAGTACTACTTCATGGAGAAGTGTGACTACCAGATTCCCATGTGGATCCACTTGATTTGGATGTATGgcgtcttcttcttccttctcttctccaACTTTTGGATCCAGGCCTACATTAAGGGCAATCGACTTCCTGCCGCAAAAGACCCTAACACTAATCCAAAGCCAAAACAGAACGGCTCAACCAGTGAACCTATCGCTGTGGTGGCCAATGGGAAACACCAGGAGAATGGAAATGCACACCACCACACCAATGGCAAAATTCTCCTGGGCAAAGTAAAGGAAATCTGA
- the bokb gene encoding bcl-2-related ovarian killer protein homolog B: MEVLRRSSVFAADVLDVFDRSLSEKELVSQSKALCRDYILSRLNQNGLGWSKTELNLLPSNAALAEVSLVLLCLGDELECIQPYLYRNVARQLNISVAMESMVSDAFIGVATEIFSTGITWGKVVSMFAVAGALAVDCVRLGHATTVHILVDSLGQFVRKFLVPWLKRRGGWAEITKCVVKKDVAPEYHWLSSAIESLKYFVTTMYVYIMKEP, from the exons ATGGAGGTCCTGCGGCGGTCCTCTGTGTTTGCTGCAGATGTCCTGGATGTGTTTGACCGATCGTTGAGTGAGAAGGAGCTGGTGTCTCAGTCTAAAGCCTTGTGCAGGGACTACATACTGTCCAGACTCAACCAGAATGGACTGGGATGGTCCAAAACCGAACTCAACCTCTTGCCCTCAAATGCAGCGCTCGCTGAGGTGTCTTTGGTGCTTCTCTGTCTTG GCGACGAGCTAGAGTGTATACAGCCCTATTTGTACAGGAACGTGGCACGGCAACTCAACAtctctgttgccatggagagTATGGTTTCAGATGCCTTCATCGGCGTGGCAACAGAGATCTTCTCAACAG GTATAACATGGGGTAAAGTGGTATCGATGTTCGCAGTAGCCGGAGCCCTGGCTGTCGATTGTGTCAGACTGGGTCACGCAACCACGGTTCACATCTTAGTGGATAGTCTGGGCCAGTTTGTCCGCAAGTTTCTGGTTCCTTGGTTGAAAAGACGAGGAGGATGG GCGGAGATTACCAAATGTGTGGTGAAGAAGGATGTTGCCCCTGAGTACCACTGGCTGTCGTCTGCCATCGAGTCCCTGAAGTACTTCGTCACTACAATGTACGTCTACATCATGAAGGAACCATGA
- the thap4 gene encoding THAP domain-containing protein 4 — protein sequence MACPGNHTVELNPALLPLDWLLGSWESDEPGEGCFTSIKPFRYIETLNFSHVGQPVINFTFNAFHAETKKPLHRECGFIRMQPGANRVAFIIAQNSGLVEIEEGELTAQQLTLQSQALARVSFAREPHVQKISRVIQLRPDGRLEQTVSMATDNQPLMQHLHITYRRSS from the exons atggCGTGTCCTGGCAATCACACAG TGGAGCTGAACCCAGCCCTCCTCCCTCTAGACTGGCTTCTGGGTAGCTGGGAGTCAGATGAACCTGGAGAGGGATGTTTTACCTCTATAAAACCTTTCCGCTACATAGAGACACTGAACTTCAGCCACGTGGGACAACCAGTCATCAACTTCAC GTTCAATGCCTTCCATGCAGAGACCAAGAAGCCCCTGCACAGGGAGTGTGGCTTCATTCGAATGCAGCCGGGGGCCAACAGAGTCGCGTTCATCATCGCGCAGAACTCCG gTCTGGTGGAGATTGAGGAGGGAGAGCTGACAGCACAGCAGCTGACCCTCCAGAGCCAGGCTCTGGCCAGAGTCTCTTTCGCCAGGGAGCCGCATGTACAGAAG ATTTCTAGAGTGATTCAGCTCCGACCAGATGGGAGGTTGGAGCAGacagtttccatggcaacagacAACCAGCCACTGATGCAGCATTTGCACATCACCTACCGTCGTTCATCTTGA